One Flavobacterium sp. 90 DNA segment encodes these proteins:
- a CDS encoding redox-active disulfide protein 2, with protein MKTKRFSEMTTEELLKSEKTSKITTYTFAGILFLLFLVNIFLFSKKGFTASLVIPFALLPILFLNFKTLNDIKKELKSREN; from the coding sequence ATGAAAACCAAAAGATTTAGCGAAATGACTACTGAAGAATTACTTAAAAGCGAAAAAACTTCAAAAATTACCACTTATACATTTGCAGGAATCTTATTTCTCTTATTTCTAGTCAATATATTTCTTTTTTCTAAAAAAGGATTTACTGCGTCTCTGGTTATTCCTTTTGCGTTGCTGCCAATACTTTTTTTAAACTTCAAGACTTTGAATGATATTAAAAAAGAATTGAAATCCAGAGAAAATTAA
- the serB gene encoding phosphoserine phosphatase SerB, whose amino-acid sequence MAEEKEIILLKVSGHDKPGVTAGLTAVLAAYDANILDIGQADIHDTLSLGILFEVEAGSSSGPVLKDLLFKAYELEVKVKFIPISIEDYENWVKTQSKQRYIINILGEKLAASQLAAVAKLLSDQNLNIVSIIRLTGRTSVVEKEDYPRSCIQLSLTGDIVDKIAMTASFMEISRTLNVDISFQEDNIYRRNRRLVCFDMDSTLIQTEVIDELAELNGVGEQVRAITESAMNGEIDFNESFKQRMALLEGLSEDVLQNVAVNLPITKGAHRLMKALKYYGYKTAILSGGFTYFGDYLQKELGIDYVHANQLEIKDGKLTGKYLGEIVDGQKKAEYLKAIAEKEGIHINQTIAVGDGANDLPMLNLAGLGIAFHAKPKVKENASTSISSLGLDGVLYLLGYHDRYIDMM is encoded by the coding sequence ATGGCAGAAGAGAAAGAAATTATTCTATTAAAAGTTTCAGGACATGATAAACCAGGAGTAACAGCTGGTTTGACAGCAGTATTGGCTGCTTATGATGCTAATATTTTAGATATTGGTCAGGCCGATATTCATGATACATTATCTTTGGGTATTTTATTCGAAGTAGAAGCAGGCTCTAGTTCAGGACCAGTTTTAAAAGATTTGTTGTTTAAAGCTTATGAATTAGAAGTAAAGGTAAAATTTATTCCAATTTCAATTGAAGATTACGAAAATTGGGTAAAAACACAATCTAAGCAACGTTATATTATTAATATTTTAGGAGAGAAACTTGCCGCTTCGCAATTAGCCGCAGTCGCAAAGTTATTATCCGACCAAAATTTGAATATTGTTTCTATCATAAGATTAACAGGCAGAACATCTGTAGTTGAAAAAGAAGATTATCCACGTTCTTGTATACAATTATCACTAACCGGAGATATTGTAGATAAAATTGCTATGACGGCAAGTTTCATGGAAATTTCCAGAACTTTAAATGTCGATATTTCGTTTCAGGAAGACAATATCTACAGAAGAAACAGACGTTTAGTTTGCTTTGATATGGATTCAACTTTAATTCAAACCGAGGTAATTGATGAATTGGCAGAACTAAATGGAGTAGGAGAACAAGTTCGTGCCATTACAGAATCTGCGATGAATGGCGAAATAGATTTCAACGAAAGTTTCAAACAGCGTATGGCGTTATTGGAAGGTTTGAGCGAAGATGTTTTGCAAAATGTTGCTGTAAATTTACCAATAACAAAAGGAGCGCATCGTTTGATGAAAGCCTTGAAATATTACGGATATAAAACGGCGATTTTATCTGGAGGATTCACTTATTTTGGAGATTATCTGCAAAAAGAATTGGGTATTGATTATGTTCATGCCAATCAATTAGAAATTAAAGACGGTAAATTAACCGGTAAATATTTGGGCGAAATCGTAGACGGTCAAAAGAAAGCCGAATATCTAAAAGCAATTGCCGAAAAAGAAGGAATTCACATCAACCAGACTATTGCAGTTGGAGATGGAGCAAATGATTTACCAATGCTAAATCTAGCCGGATTAGGAATTGCTTTTCACGCAAAACCAAAAGTAAAAGAAAACGCCTCAACCTCAATTTCAAGTTTAGGTCTTGACGGAGTTTTATATTTATTAGGATATCACGATAGATATATTGATATGATGTAG
- a CDS encoding VOC family protein: MATSVNPYLIFNGNCEEAFLFYKSVFGGEFPYIGKFKDMPADENGSCPEVSDKDANRIMHVSLPIGDTILMGSDSNEQSGDVVFGGNFSVSINVESEAEADRIFNGLSAGGTIYMPLGKTFWGAYFGMFKDKFGISWMVNFDENQK, from the coding sequence ATGGCAACATCAGTAAACCCTTATTTAATTTTTAACGGAAATTGCGAAGAAGCATTTCTATTTTACAAATCAGTTTTTGGAGGAGAATTTCCGTATATCGGAAAATTTAAAGACATGCCTGCAGACGAAAACGGAAGCTGTCCGGAAGTATCAGATAAAGATGCTAACAGAATTATGCACGTTTCATTGCCAATTGGTGACACCATTTTAATGGGAAGCGATAGTAACGAACAATCAGGTGATGTAGTTTTTGGTGGAAACTTTTCAGTATCAATCAATGTAGAAAGTGAAGCAGAAGCAGACAGAATCTTCAACGGACTTTCGGCAGGAGGAACTATTTATATGCCTCTTGGGAAAACATTTTGGGGCGCTTATTTCGGAATGTTCAAAGATAAATTTGGTATAAGCTGGATGGTGAATTTCGATGAAAACCAAAAATAA
- a CDS encoding SRPBCC domain-containing protein, translating into METLEFKIRIKASAEKIWSVLWDDETYKKWTGVFCEGSYTITDWNQGDKVHFMSPSGEGMYSIIETKVLNEYMAFKHLGEIKDFEELPINEETKKWSGAMETYRLIPDDEFIDLVAQIDTVEKYIDYYKEVFPKGLEVVKELSEAGE; encoded by the coding sequence ATGGAAACATTAGAATTTAAAATCAGAATCAAGGCGTCGGCAGAAAAAATCTGGTCAGTTTTATGGGATGACGAAACCTATAAAAAATGGACAGGAGTTTTTTGTGAAGGTTCATACACTATAACCGATTGGAATCAAGGTGATAAAGTGCATTTCATGTCTCCCAGCGGAGAAGGAATGTATAGTATTATCGAGACGAAAGTTCTAAATGAGTATATGGCTTTTAAACATTTGGGTGAAATAAAAGACTTTGAAGAATTACCAATTAACGAAGAAACAAAAAAGTGGAGTGGCGCAATGGAAACCTATCGATTAATTCCGGATGATGAATTTATAGATTTAGTCGCTCAAATTGATACAGTCGAAAAGTATATCGATTATTATAAAGAAGTTTTCCCAAAAGGATTAGAAGTTGTAAAAGAGCTATCAGAAGCAGGAGAATAG
- a CDS encoding VOC family protein, which yields MTKQIWLNLPVKEVAKSKAFFSKIGFSFNEEHDTPSSTCMIVGEGKFVVMLFEESLFASFSQNKLTDTKLSSEVLISIDAESVAEVDELAKKVAEAGGTVFAPPAESQGWMYGFGFADLDGHRWNVLFMDFSKLS from the coding sequence ATGACAAAACAAATTTGGCTGAATTTGCCTGTAAAAGAGGTGGCAAAATCTAAAGCCTTTTTCTCGAAAATAGGATTCTCTTTTAATGAAGAACACGATACGCCAAGTTCGACTTGCATGATCGTGGGTGAAGGAAAATTTGTAGTAATGCTTTTTGAAGAATCATTATTCGCCAGTTTTTCTCAAAACAAACTTACCGATACAAAATTGAGTTCAGAAGTTTTGATTTCGATTGATGCAGAAAGTGTTGCAGAAGTTGATGAATTGGCAAAAAAAGTTGCAGAAGCTGGCGGAACCGTTTTTGCTCCTCCTGCAGAAAGTCAAGGTTGGATGTATGGTTTTGGTTTTGCAGATTTAGACGGTCATCGTTGGAATGTACTTTTTATGGATTTTAGTAAATTATCATAA